A genomic window from Caldanaerobius fijiensis DSM 17918 includes:
- a CDS encoding glycosyltransferase, translating into MNSTTLNTNHLFNLTDNVGIYQHSKYSVPNLKEGYTTDDNARALIVAVALYENYKDKKYLDLIYRYMSFLLHAQNENGKFRNFMDYERNFKDKEGTEDCFGRAIWAIGYTLADKNIPWGIKNTCGHMMIRALPDIRDLKYVRGMAYTLIGLSYVDLYIKESTVDNNNENMGEVFSIKTWDIKELMKLLADRLVDKYKENKDEGWYWYEDIVTYGNSVFPWALFEAYNIFEEEKYLNVAQESLKFLEDIYFRNGYFKPVGCKGWYKKGSKPADFDEQPIEASETALMYFNAFKIFNDKYFLNMGIQTFNWYHGENSLKVKLIDEDTGGCYDGITENGINLNEGAESLLSYLMVALEKDKVQNLQRAWQ; encoded by the coding sequence ATGAATTCCACAACTCTAAATACCAATCACCTTTTTAATTTGACAGATAACGTAGGGATTTATCAGCATTCTAAATATTCAGTGCCAAACCTTAAAGAAGGGTATACCACAGATGATAATGCCAGGGCCCTGATAGTTGCCGTGGCCCTGTATGAAAACTACAAAGATAAAAAATATCTGGATCTAATCTACAGGTACATGTCCTTTTTACTTCACGCTCAAAACGAAAATGGTAAATTCAGAAATTTCATGGACTATGAGAGAAACTTTAAAGATAAAGAAGGCACAGAAGATTGCTTTGGAAGGGCTATATGGGCCATAGGATATACCCTGGCTGATAAAAATATACCTTGGGGGATAAAAAATACATGCGGTCACATGATGATAAGGGCATTACCCGATATACGGGATTTAAAATACGTGAGAGGAATGGCTTATACCCTTATTGGCTTAAGTTACGTAGATTTATACATTAAAGAGAGTACAGTTGACAACAACAATGAAAATATGGGAGAGGTATTTTCAATTAAAACATGGGATATAAAGGAATTGATGAAACTTTTAGCTGATAGGTTAGTAGATAAATATAAAGAAAACAAAGACGAAGGCTGGTACTGGTATGAGGATATAGTAACCTACGGAAATTCAGTATTCCCATGGGCGCTGTTTGAAGCCTATAACATATTTGAAGAGGAAAAATATTTAAATGTAGCTCAGGAGAGCTTAAAGTTTTTAGAAGATATCTATTTTAGAAACGGCTACTTCAAGCCTGTAGGATGTAAGGGATGGTATAAAAAAGGCAGTAAACCTGCAGATTTTGACGAACAGCCCATTGAAGCCAGCGAAACCGCATTGATGTATTTTAACGCATTTAAAATATTCAATGATAAATACTTTTTAAATATGGGCATTCAAACCTTTAACTGGTACCATGGAGAAAATTCTCTCAAGGTAAAGCTCATTGATGAAGATACCGGTGGGTGTTATGACGGTATAACTGAAAACGGCATAAACTTAAACGAAGGTGCAGAAAGCCTCCTCTCATATTTGATGGTAGCGTTAGAAAAAGATAAGGTTCAAAATCTACAGCGGGCGTGGCAATAA
- a CDS encoding glycosyltransferase family 4 protein — MVRNIGKCAKIAFLTTYPPRECGIATFSQDLVRALKKINSGFNINVIAINDNHYDYQEEVFYEINQHSRGDYIQLARKLNDSDVDILVIEHEYGIFGGNCGEYLLDLLENIKIPVITCLHTVLSNPFFEKQKEILMAIGKKSAKVVTMAHNTVELLTTIYGIDRSKIEVIHHGVPYKDVVPREKLKEKYGYSGRPVISTFGLISPGKGLEYGIQAIQKVAQKYNDVLYLILGQTHPNIKREYGESYREKLIELVKSLGLENNVKFVNRYLTKDEIIEYLQLSDIYMTPYLGKEQAVSGTLAYAVGYGRVVVSTPYKYAEEMLADGRGMLADFMNPDSLAKCILYVLDNPEEKKKMEEKTLNFGKNMTWENVAKRYIDLFAAIINSSKKVGVA; from the coding sequence ATGGTACGGAATATTGGTAAATGCGCTAAAATTGCTTTTCTTACCACATATCCACCTAGGGAATGCGGTATAGCTACATTTTCTCAGGATCTAGTAAGAGCTTTGAAAAAAATCAATTCTGGCTTTAATATAAATGTGATCGCTATAAATGACAACCACTATGATTATCAAGAAGAAGTGTTTTATGAAATCAACCAGCACAGCAGAGGCGACTATATCCAGTTGGCCCGCAAACTCAACGATTCCGATGTAGACATTTTAGTGATAGAACACGAATACGGGATTTTTGGCGGAAATTGCGGCGAATACCTTCTGGACTTGCTTGAAAACATCAAAATACCTGTCATTACATGTTTGCACACAGTACTGTCAAATCCTTTTTTTGAAAAGCAGAAAGAAATATTGATGGCAATTGGCAAAAAGAGTGCAAAAGTTGTTACAATGGCTCATAACACGGTAGAATTGTTGACCACGATTTATGGTATAGATAGAAGCAAAATAGAGGTAATACACCATGGTGTCCCGTATAAAGATGTAGTGCCAAGAGAAAAGTTAAAAGAAAAATACGGGTACAGTGGAAGACCCGTGATAAGCACTTTCGGATTGATAAGCCCCGGAAAAGGGCTGGAGTATGGGATTCAGGCAATACAAAAAGTGGCTCAAAAATACAATGATGTGCTCTATTTAATCCTGGGGCAAACCCATCCCAACATAAAAAGAGAATATGGCGAAAGTTACAGGGAAAAATTAATTGAACTGGTGAAAAGCCTGGGCTTAGAGAATAACGTAAAATTCGTAAATAGATATCTAACCAAAGATGAAATAATAGAGTATCTCCAGCTTTCAGATATATATATGACACCTTATTTAGGTAAAGAACAGGCTGTAAGCGGAACACTGGCTTATGCTGTTGGATATGGCAGGGTGGTGGTATCTACCCCTTATAAGTACGCCGAAGAGATGCTGGCAGATGGCAGAGGAATGTTGGCTGATTTTATGAATCCAGACTCTTTAGCAAAGTGTATATTATATGTACTTGATAACCCTGAAGAAAAAAAGAAAATGGAAGAGAAAACATTGAACTTCGGAAAAAATATGACATGGGAAAATGTGGCAAAGCGGTACATCGACCTTTTCGCGGCAATAATAAATAGCTCAAAAAAGGTAGGTGTTGCTTGA
- a CDS encoding lasso peptide biosynthesis B2 protein, protein MESELKIGKCIQFVKIYIYFIVIKILLYIFGLRRILNFLKRMKARTYLKNRPANEKNSLDVLYIKQQIDNVNIFQIYSAECLEQSLILFYLLLKKNIYNAKLKIGVCKYPFSAHAWVEYNGIVLSNIEFNKKDYSVIEEI, encoded by the coding sequence GTGGAGAGTGAATTGAAAATAGGTAAATGTATTCAATTTGTCAAGATATATATTTATTTTATAGTGATTAAAATTTTGTTATATATTTTTGGTTTACGAAGAATATTGAATTTTTTAAAGAGGATGAAAGCAAGGACTTATTTAAAGAATCGACCAGCAAATGAAAAAAACTCTTTAGATGTATTATATATCAAACAGCAAATTGATAATGTAAATATTTTTCAAATATATTCAGCTGAATGTTTGGAACAATCTTTGATATTGTTTTATTTATTGTTAAAGAAGAATATTTATAATGCTAAATTAAAGATTGGAGTATGTAAATATCCGTTTTCCGCTCATGCTTGGGTGGAATATAATGGTATTGTATTAAGCAATATAGAATTTAATAAGAAAGATTATTCAGTTATAGAGGAGATTTGA
- a CDS encoding nucleotidyltransferase family protein: MVKALLLAGGKGTRLQPLTYKLPKPIVPIMGRPLLERVIMNLKSNGIDEVIISTFYKSQHIKNYFKDGQELGVKIHYVSEISPLGTGGAIKNAEKFFDDTFVVLNSDIVSDINYRELIEYHRSKDALATIAMTEVDNPSQYGVIEFDDDNYIKSFKEKPRPGESSSSWINAGVYVFQPEIFDEIPAKKAISLEKDIYPTLLQKGYRLAAYQFYGYWLDIGTVEKYTKAHKDILSRRCDFCRFDGKSEDSDNVIVAEGVKIHPEAEIIGPVYIGKNTVIEAGARVGPYSVIGENNLISKNSRIIGSILWDNVIVNDGAELINTVVVSDCCIDSNSRISHTAYINDVYTEGLQLI, translated from the coding sequence ATGGTAAAGGCACTTCTTCTTGCAGGAGGTAAAGGTACAAGGTTGCAGCCACTTACTTATAAATTGCCTAAGCCAATAGTGCCCATCATGGGTAGACCTCTTCTTGAAAGGGTTATAATGAATTTAAAATCCAATGGTATCGATGAGGTAATTATAAGCACGTTTTATAAGTCCCAGCATATTAAAAATTATTTCAAAGATGGACAGGAGTTAGGCGTAAAAATCCACTATGTCTCCGAAATATCGCCGTTAGGTACCGGTGGTGCAATAAAAAACGCAGAAAAGTTCTTTGACGATACTTTTGTCGTTTTAAATTCTGATATAGTCAGTGATATCAATTACCGGGAATTAATAGAATACCACAGGAGCAAAGACGCCCTTGCGACCATCGCTATGACAGAGGTAGATAACCCATCTCAGTATGGCGTCATAGAATTTGATGATGACAATTACATAAAATCTTTTAAAGAAAAACCCAGACCCGGTGAATCCAGTTCCAGCTGGATAAATGCTGGCGTGTATGTTTTTCAGCCGGAAATATTTGACGAAATCCCGGCTAAAAAAGCCATTTCCTTGGAAAAAGATATCTATCCGACTCTTTTACAAAAAGGATACAGGCTGGCCGCTTATCAGTTTTATGGGTACTGGCTGGACATAGGGACAGTGGAGAAATATACAAAGGCCCACAAGGATATATTGAGTAGAAGGTGCGATTTCTGTCGGTTTGATGGTAAATCAGAGGATAGTGACAATGTGATTGTAGCAGAAGGCGTAAAAATTCACCCTGAAGCAGAAATTATAGGTCCTGTATATATAGGCAAAAATACGGTGATAGAGGCCGGCGCAAGGGTAGGTCCTTATTCTGTCATAGGTGAAAATAACCTCATAAGCAAAAACAGCAGAATCATTGGCAGCATATTGTGGGATAATGTTATCGTAAATGACGGCGCAGAGCTGATAAACACTGTGGTAGTTTCAGATTGCTGCATAGACTCAAACAGTCGTATTTCCCATACCGCTTACATCAATGACGTCTACACAGAAGGACTGCAGCTTATATAA
- a CDS encoding PqqD family protein: protein MLDEESIRYKILDHISWVINNEEVILLDNKRGIFFGLDEVASRIWILISEGKMVREIIDTLMEEYDVEISRLESDVKNLIDELILNNFIKSDGFKN, encoded by the coding sequence ATGTTGGATGAAGAATCAATTAGGTATAAAATATTAGACCATATTAGTTGGGTTATTAATAATGAGGAAGTTATTTTATTAGATAATAAAAGAGGTATTTTTTTTGGTTTAGATGAGGTGGCTTCAAGAATATGGATACTTATTTCTGAAGGCAAGATGGTTAGAGAAATTATAGACACACTTATGGAAGAATATGATGTGGAAATATCTAGATTAGAAAGTGATGTGAAAAATTTAATCGATGAGTTGATTTTGAATAATTTTATAAAAAGTGATGGGTTTAAAAATTAA